Proteins co-encoded in one Pelobates fuscus isolate aPelFus1 chromosome 5, aPelFus1.pri, whole genome shotgun sequence genomic window:
- the MVK gene encoding mevalonate kinase isoform X2, whose translation MTIDREIYVSAPGKVILHGEHAVVHGKVALAVSLNLRTFLRMRPCSNDTVLINLPNINTKRSWGISDLQSLLPAFQLDSEHEPTSPSPESLHILKTFAGFAEGSTDTESLAVLAFLYLYLCICGKDSPCIEMTVWSQLPTGAGLGSSAAYSVCVAASLLTFCGRIADPGNESSEASRWTKPELDLINRWAFQGEKVIHGNPSGVDNAVATWGGVLRYQSGKITPLDRVPKLQIVLTNTRVPRSTKILVAGVKDKLLKFPSIMEPVLASIDAVSQECQRVLEDMVTDMSMDHYSVLEELIDINQHHLNVIGVGHPSLDKLCQVTASHGLHSKLTGSGGGGCAITLLRPDVDPTVVKAAKQELTDCGFMCWETIIGGPGVSAHSPSSLTDCVLEALKSN comes from the exons GTTGCTTTGGCAGTGAGTCTGAATTTAAGAACATTCCTGAGGATGCGGCCTTGCAGTAATGATACAGTTTTAATAAATCTACCAAATATTAATACCAAGAGAAGCTGGGGTATATCTGACCTTCAGTCTCTGCTTCCTGCTTTCCAAT TGGATTCTGAACACGAGCCTACAAGCCCCAGCCCAGAGAGTCTACACATTTTAAAGACATTTGCAGGTTTTGCTGAGGGATCCACTGACACAGAAAGTCTCGCTGTATTGGCCTTTCTTTACCTTTACCTATGTATCTGTGGCAA AGATTCACCATGTATAGAAATGACGGTGTGGTCCCAGTTGCCCACAGGAGCAGGGCTAGGATCCAGTGCTGCATACTCTGTATGTGTTGCAGCTTCCCTGTTAACGTTTTGTGGGAGAATAGCTGACCCGGGAAATGAAAGCTCCGAAGCATCGAG ATGGACAAAACCAGAACTTGACCTCATTAACCGTTGGGCATTCCAAGGGGAAAAGGTTATTCATGGAAACCCGTCGGGGGTGGACAATGCTGTGGCAACTTGGG gtgGTGTACTACGATATCAGTCTGGAAAAATAACTCCATTGGATag GGTTCCCAAGCTGCAGATTGTACTGACTAATACTCGGGTTCCACGCAGCACAAAGATCCTTGTGGCTGGAGTCAAAGACAAGTTGCTGAAG TTTCCAAGTATCATGGAACCAGTCCTGGCATCTATTGATGCAGTTTCCCAAGAGTGCCAGCGTGTATTAGAAGATATGGTAACAGATATGTCTATGGATCATTACTCTGTGTTAGAG gaattGATTGACATCAATCAACACCACTTAAATGTAATAGGGGTCGGTCACCCATCATTAGACAAGTTGTGTCAGGTGACTGCATCACATGGTCTGCACAGTAAATTGACTGGCTCTGGAGGTGGAGGCTGTGCAATAACTTTACTGCGACCTG ATGTGGATCCCACTGTGGTGAAAGCAGCCAAGCAAGAGCTCACAGATTGTGGATTCATGTGCTGGGAAACCATTATTGGGGGGCCTGGGGTTTCAGCACATTCACCATCTTCTCTGACAGACTGTGTTTtagaagctttaaaaagtaattaA